Sequence from the Amaranthus tricolor cultivar Red isolate AtriRed21 chromosome 16, ASM2621246v1, whole genome shotgun sequence genome:
GATTGGGCTAACAAGTTGCATGATGCTTTATGGGCGTACCAGACTGCTTTCAAGACTCCCATTGGTACCACTCCCTATAGATTGGTGTAtggtaggcatggccacggtccgagTTGGTCCGTTttcgttccggttccatccggttccgattccacccggttccggttccatttggaacctgtcgcgaccagttccggttccgggcggttccaaacggttccttggcggttcatgaggcggttccggcggttccaactcacgcgACAGGCGGGttggaccatcggttccatttttattttttctttaaatatttatataataaaaaaatattataatattgcggacatacctttgatgattacttgattattagcgaaattcattgcttgtcaagttgtcatcgttattaaaatatatactaaaaagaatgaaaaaaataaattaataaaaaacgaatcaatgataatgtcgataaagatgattaataaaaaaagagggagaaaatggacttgaactagtacccaaaggaatactaagctgcctacgtatcccgaaggaatcaaagcccacgtagttctttgtcataccttttatttatagttgttgaatgttgatttatcgttgtccgattgatcctattcgtcttcgacatcatcatctggttggttagatgcttccgcggactctcctcctgacgatgatggagatgtatccatcatcatccatggatcatcatcgtcgtcttggtcatcatcattccttagtacttgtgttcgaatctccgcttgatcccaatctttcttgcaaacacatatttgaatactatgtggagcaagacgagatctcttttcgtccaaaactcttctacctgcactaaaagcagactccgacgcaattgttgacgcaggaattgcaaggatatcctttgcaattctcaataaaatgggaaattttacagatttttctttccaccactctaaaatgttatagctaccttggtctatttcaaagtggtgtttaagataactatctaattctaaatatgaggtggaggaagaagaagatgatcctacaaaactatcatcttgactcattatattagctattaccgaattataataagagggacgtgccgaaacgctagcacgcctagacgtatcgcgttttgggttatatacactagcgtaataatcatagagttctgctaaatattttttacatgttcctacataattatgtacatcagtaggtgggcgatctaacgattggtagtaaaatcctattactttagtaaggacctcagttttaaaacatgggtctaaaatggttgcaattccataaatataaggaaaatcggtaaaatatgccttccatttttccatcatatctgcaagaatcgacttcaaatatgggttagtatcatcatgcgtatgtttaaggagatgataaaaaatagtaatacactcacttattactaagtgaacgttcggttcataaacatatgaaaaaatcttagtggcgtggtcatacgcttctaatatattatgtacacctatagctaattcctaagtgtcatcagctatttagctatctgtacactcactatacagttgtgttataaatggacgataagcaatcgcctttcttaataaatcgttggttgagccccaacgtgtaggagtatctaatgaccaatacacttttttaaattgatattagtcacataattgtttatatcgtctctttatctttccaatcctaagccacttcactatatctctaattggttctaataaatcgcttaattcttttatacctgcttggcaagataagttaactatatgtgcacaacaacgtatgtgtaataagctacccccaaggataaaactaaaagcaggttcgttatacaaaagttctatacatttaatgttcgcggttgcagtatcagttgaacaacaaaatatcttatctaataagttccattctctacatatctctactaatctatattttatgttttcaccggtatgtctttctggcattgtctcaaaagcaattattcttttttgaataatccaattttgatctatccaatgtgctgttacacacatataagattctaaatgtggggagcagaccaaatgtcagttgttatgctaaccctaccattaaaagatttaaacatttcaactaattcatagcgcattgattcatataatttaattgtacgtcttttaagagtgctcctagggattgctctatattgtggttgcaaagtttttctagtgtaacactcgtatgccctactttcaccatggttaaatggcaattcatcacaaattacatacttagaaaattcatcaatcatatcattacgattatatctaaaaggcatacctgtgctgggaatgtcccactgtgtctgtcggcttccacttatGGTCCCGCTTCTTtaccaaatgtttgttaaaagatcctgTACCActacctaacacgtattcacaaaacacaataaataaatttttataaaatatgaatatataatgtatatataaaaaacttaaaaagtatttacctctggcgaaactgtatgaaactaagggctttactccttgactttcacaaatttgacaagtgcataagaaaatatctggattctcggttggttcttttgtgaaatacgaccacacatgcgaaacagctctaccactaggaggtggcattgccggaaaaggttgtcttactggttcatcttcatctaaataaataatttaaaattataaaactataattaaataaataaataatttaaaatttaattaatttgaagaataaaattataaaactaactgatagtttggaaattgactcgtttaccacgagcttgtctttgttgttattgttctccttgttcttcatgtgatcttgttgatgactgtcgagatatatgtatcccaataagggtcgttggttcctcttcttgttcttcttcttcatcaatttgtatttctctttccacttcttctgcataattatgtaattctgggtcgtacccttctggataatttggttcataattataattactaatagaaggtgttgttgataccgacggagtagaagtggcctttcttttggagaagctggaacctcccaatgattttgctactttagtaactttttttgaggcttttttcaaaaatgaagacatgattgataatattgaaataataatagaattaagaaataaataaataattaatagactaattatgtaattaactaaattaagaaataattaaaagactaattatgtaattaagagaataattgcgtaataaaagaattaagtagagagagtaagtagagagagtaggagaagagatgagttgtgaatgaaaatgactgaaagtggtgggtatttataaaaaaaattgcaacggctagttaacggctagtttttcacggttccggttccatggaaccggtgggccggttcacccggaccggtcccggttccggttccatggaaccgttggaccgattcacccggaccggttccggttccaaaccgcggttttTACATCCGGTTCATGAAGTTTTTTTCcagcggtttcacggttccgcggttcaaggcggttcggaacctgtcgcaaacagttccggttccaagcggttcggttccgggtaacccgcctcgtggccatgcctagtgtATGGAAAAGCTTGCCATCTCCCCGTTGAAGTTGAACATCGCGCTTATTGGGCTATCAAAGCCCTCAACTTTGATTTGCATGCTTCGGGAGAGAATAGAATGTTACAACTTGCAGAGTTAGATGAACTTCACCTTGATGCATACGAAAGTTCTAAGTTATACAAGGAGAGAACCAAGAGGTGGCATGACAAGCACATCCAAAGGTGTGAATTCAAGGAAGGAGAATTAGTCCTATTGTTCAACTTTCGTCTCAAACTATTTCCGGGAAAACTCAAATCCAGGTGGTCCGTACCATTCCACGTCACCAAGGTCTTCCCCTATGGTTTTGTAGAAATTTGGAGCGAGGGGAGCGGTACATTCAAGGTGAATGGGCAAAGCTTGAAACATTACCGAGCTGGAATACCCGTTCAAGGGAATCAGGTTTATAAACTTTCCCTTCCTTCTTCCTACTGAGTTGTTGAAGGAAGTTTAGCTATGGACTATAAATAAAGCGTTTCTTGGGAGGCAACCCAAGTTTATGAGTTGTTCTAATTTAGATTCTTTGTGATTTGTATGCCTAGTTAAAAATCTATTTGAGATCCTATTGATGTTTATACATGAGTGTTGTGAGGGAGAGAATGGTGCTCTTTTGAATTTGAGATGATTTGCAAATGTTGAAATGACATAAATCTAATACCCGATCTGGTATATGTAAACCAGGTCGGGCCCGAAAGGATAGATTAGAAAAAATTCTGGAATTAGCAAAACCCGGTCGGGTTTCCTTGAAGACTCGGTCAGGTCTGCGTACGATGCATTTCCACAAAGCTAAATCGCCTAGAAACCCGGTCGGGTTTATATGGAAACCAGGTCGGGTCCATGAAGAAGCAGAAAAACAGAGATTCTGAAAATGGTAAACCCGGTCGGGTTTATAGTGATACCCGGACGGGTTTATAGTGATACCCGGACGGGTCTTCGAACAGCCGTTTTAAATTccctttttcccttctcttCTCCTCCACTTTCCTCCATAACCATTCTCAaagctttctctctctaaattcTCACCATCTTCCCTCTCTTCAAAACTccatcaaaacaaacaaaaactccATCAAATTCACACCAttctcttctccttcctctCTTCTTCAACATCCATCCTTCAATTTTCACTCAAAATCCTAACTTTTTCTCTCCTCCAAAAAGGATCCATTTTCTTTCAATTTCAAGAATGTCAAAGAGGCAAAGGTCTACAACTCGTGGAGCATCATCTTCTCGCGGAGGAAGCCGTCAACCACCAATTCCTTCCGATCCGGAGTACCCCAACATCATCTTTCGAGACGAGCATCAACATAAAAAGTTTCTTCAGGTTAAGGTAAGGCTTATTCTTCCTTCACGTTTTTTTTGTCATGCATCTTTAAGAAAACTTGGAATTTACAATGTTATGGCAAATCTGTGTGCTGCACTAAATTTCACTACTATGTTTAACATGTATTTTAATTCTCATCTTGCATTAGTCTATGAATTCTTAAGTTATTGTGAGGAAGAAGTATTCAAGGGTGTACATGGCATGTCCTTCCGTTTGTTCAATGTTGATCGATTTTTATCTTGTGCTGAACTTGGAGAACTCTTTGGGCTAGATCCTAATTCAGGACTTTTGAAGGGTGCTTCGGGTCAATCTGCTTATGtaatttggacaaaaataaccggAATGTAGGAATTTGACCCAAAGCATCTAACAATTGCGAATGTGCAACATCCGGTGTTAAGAATTATCCTGAAATTTCTATCTACCACTTTGTTTGCCCGGCATGATCATAGTGCATCTAGGTTAAATCATGTTGCATTTTTTGCTCACGCTCTTAGGAGCAACGCCGATCCTCACCATGCACTTCCTATGCGAATGGTGAAACATTTGACCGAATTGAACTCACGGCCTATTAAGTCGGAACTTTTAATTGGTGGTATTGTCACTTGCATTACTGCCCATTTTGGTTTTATAGACTCTGACGACAGGCACCCTGACGCCTTGCTCACAATCGGCTTCCTCAAACATGCCAACTATATTACGGACCAAACCAGTCCTTTTCTTTGGCATGTTGGGAGGAGAACAATTGTTTTACCATCGAGGAATCTTCCCCCACTTTCCCCTGATTTGCCTCACTACTTGTTATTTCCTCCTGCCGGTTTTGTGGTTGAGAAGGAATATGATCATTTGGGACAAGAAGATCACGAGGAAGAGGAAGACATTAATGACTTCCCTCAACCTCGCGACCCTCCACTCCGTCCGAGTATTCCTGCTATCCCTTCTTCCTATAATCACTTCCAGCGCGCCGTCATGACCCAATTTTCTAACATGAACACCCGGCTAGATGACGTTTCTCAGCATATGGCTCAGTTAGAGCTTGACCAACGTCGAGCACTTGAGCCTATTTACGGCCAATTCTATCAAACCGGTGTGTTTCCTCAAGGGTTTTCTGAACACCCTTCTTGGTTTGACCCCACTAGATGGGGCGGTCCTTCTGGTTTTGGAGGAGGTTGTTCGGGCCAGTGATCATTAATTTGATCTTGTGTCAAACACTGAGGACTGTGCTTGGACTGGCTTGGGGGGGATAATCACTTCTCATTCACTCACTCATTCATGCATCTGTATAGTTTCATCATTTTCAGCATACAGAGTTAGGTTTTATTTCTCGCATgcacacaaaaaaataaaataaaataaaataataaaaaaaataaaaaaaataaaagaaaaagaaaagtgttATGGCTTGATGAGAACTGTTGGAATCTCTTGTATATGAGTAACACTGTCCTTTCCCCTAAAATGAATTTTTCAAAACGTTTTGACTGGTATTTTGGCATGTGATACTGTTATTTGGATGTCAGAGGCAAACCACAGACACTCCTAATTTGAGAACCAGTTAAGTGGCATTTAATTGCCTCATGAACATGAGTAGGTTAGCTGGTGAGTAAGCCTAATCAAATGTGTGTGCATTATCTGCTAGGATGCCCATTAGGGGCTAGACTGATCTTGACTTTGCTTTACTCCTCCTAGAATTTGACTAGATGTACCttgttgaaaatgattttcaggcTTAGATGTTACTCGAAACCACATGGACTAAAAAGCCACCTTGCACTAATTTACTTTAGGTTTTTGCCCTCTTGAGCTTGAGCCTCTTTTCTTTCAACCCGCAGTAATAAAGCTCCACAATCCCAAAATTTCCCCCTCTACACCTTAGGGAGTGAATTGGCTatttgagtttgatgttggttgttGGTGTGGTTATCGGtccataattgtaaaatctcGAGTTTCTTTTAAAATTCCTTTGTATATAGATAACCCCAAGtattatttcttcaaaaaaaacccaaaagaaacaacaaaaagaatgtgatttttgtttgtagttataaattcaataaaaaagggTTATATCTTATTCTTCTAGAAGCTCGAAATTTCATTGATTAAGTTCATTTAGGATTGGCTGTATGATGTTCATGCTCGAAGTGTGTGTAGTTGCGGAAAAAGAGTCTTCACTCCCTATTGTCCCTACTAGGTCTCATATTTTTAGCACGACTAATAACCTTAGCCAACGTTACTCCTATTATTAGCCTGATTTAATTCTCTTGGTAGTTGAAGTCTATTTCAAAGGAGAAGGACAACAAGGTTAAGTGAAAGTCTTTAGAATGTTGTTTGCATTGGAGAGATCTTTTTGTCCTTCTAAACACATGAGTGTGAGAGTTGGGAGGGAAACACTGCTGGGGAATGGAAGTAGTCATTTTTACTACTTCGGTGTGTGTAATGAGTCTTTAACTCATCGACGATGGAGTGGTGAGTTGCCCCGTGGGTACCTCCTCATTTGATTTATGATGTGTTTATGATGGCTTTAACTGGTTACCTTTTGGATGAATCGTGAAAGCCTGATTGCACTATGATATTCCAGATTGATGTTGAGTGCGCCTAAATGCCGAGTCATTTGAAGTTGCTTTTAaatgaattttgaaaacttttgggGAAGAACTTTGTTGACCTATATGATCTCCACTTTTCTTTGATGGTCCATTTGCTTGGGGACAAGCAAgggtttggcttgggggagttTGATGTATGCACtttgtactatatttttatgctcctttcCCTTGCATTTTATGGCATTCTGATGAGTGATTTCGTATTTTCCATgtggttttacgcttggttggagtttctttgtgtctttgattatttcaggccattttactccactcttgtattAAAAGCGGATCACTCCTGGGCATTAGAATGCGTGCTTCGAGATTTTGCAGAGTTCGAGACCGCACTGCGGCACTTTTATGAGCTCACGGCTCCATTCGGATATGCTTTTAGTCCCGTTGGGTCTCGTTTGTACTTCTTCCGTGTTCTAATGAAGAAAAGTAAGCACAAGGTGATGGGCCCGGGCGGGTATTTTCATACCCGAGCGATTTCAATTGAGAAGAAGGAATGTAAGCCTCCAAGCCCAGGACTCGGTCGGGTATACTCTAAACCCGTTCGGGTCTGTCAATAATCACTTGCATGAATGTTCAGCTTACGGATCC
This genomic interval carries:
- the LOC130802615 gene encoding uncharacterized protein LOC130802615, which gives rise to MLQLAELDELHLDAYESSKLYKERTKRWHDKHIQRCEFKEGELVLLFNFRLKLFPGKLKSRWSVPFHVTKVFPYGFVEIWSEGSGTFKVNGQSLKHYRAGIPVQGNQVYKLSLPSSY